In Ananas comosus cultivar F153 linkage group 10, ASM154086v1, whole genome shotgun sequence, the sequence CTTTAGTTCCAACTTCATCTCAcagcaaacatatatataactaaatctTCTCTACACCTACAAGCTACCGTACAAAGTTGTTGTTTAATTTAAAgtacaacaaattaaaacaaatcGTGATTAACATAATAACACGAGACAATTGATGACAATACATAAACTGATCAAAGCCCGGTACATAAAATAGGGCCAAAAGAGTAGATCACACATCGATGCTCCACACACTCGTAACTCCAGAACCAACAAAAGAACATGGTAGAAACTCTTGCTACATAACTATCAGTCaaaagacaaagaaaaaaaaaaacttagtagcTAGCTAGAGAATCTTATAGTTCTTATCATCTTCCCGACTTACTTCTTATTCTTCGTACTTCCTCTTACACCACAAATAGATATAATCACCACACTAGTAGTAGAAAAAACTCTAAAAACTCGAAGAAACGAACCGGCAATGATCAGCCGCGAATAAGTCCGCAAGATAGAGCCATTAACAAGATTGCTGCGTCCCTTTCATCTTGTGGGAATACTTGGTATTGGAAGGCCGAGCTCTTGCTCAAACTTATCGTGAAATCATCGAAGCGAACATTCTTTTGAGCGGATCCCGTGGTGAACTTGCATCGCTTCTTAAATGGCACAGTGCGATCATCGCTCGGCCGCTTCTCTTTTCGCGCCTTCGTGTGCACTTCGTTAGGGATCAATCCACCATTTGCAGCAGCCGCTGCCGCAGCCATCGCCGCTCGTCTCGCCTTCCTTTGTCTTATACCACAAGCATTACAGAGTGACTATACCAAAAGAACACAATAGAAAGAGATCGATAATTCCTTTATTGAAACTTGAAATTGTTTAAGTTCATAAGACTAAGCGATCATACCATACAATAGAAAGAGATCGATAATTCTAGTtctatatagatatagaactaGAATGATATATACTTAGTTGGAGATAAATTCCTTGAAACTTGAAATTGTTTAAGTTCATACGACTAGTTAGCAATCATATATAGAGATAGAATTCGAATGATATTATACCTTGGGTCCGCGAGggccgctcctccacaaaggagTCTTGGTTGTGTTGCAATCGGAGCAAACGCGGATTATACCATTCAGAGAATTATGGGTGTGGTTGCTCGTGGCGCCTTCTTGATTGACCTCGGTTTGATCTTGAAGTACTCCCTGCGCAATTCTTCTAGGTTTATTTGTAACCATATGATCGGAATTCATCATCTTCTTAATAAATCGCATCTTCGACGGCATCCACTTGGTCGTGCCATTGGGATCATCTTTCTCGGTAGCGTACCGATCGTGCAACTGTACTTGATCCTTGTTAGCCGGAAATGATACCGGATGATCGGTTGATCGGATGAACAAGAACTGTTCATTAGGCTACAAGAACAAGTAGAaatgaaggggaaaaaaaaaaaggaccagAGATCATGTAATTAACAATCAAACTCAAGTGCACTTTTAGTGCAAGGACTCTTGATCCCGAGAAGAATTATTATGTTGGTGTTACCTCCTTTTGGTGTACTTGTTGACTGAAGTGGTGAGCTCCATTGTTTGCTACATGATCTTGGGAAGTGTTCATGAAAAAGCTATATGATAGTGAAGTATCATTAACTAGGGTGAGAGTGGGGAGACCATGAACTCGACCTTGATCTCCCTCTTCCCGAGGGATACTGTAAACTTGGCTCAtgtagaagagagagagagagagagagagagagagagagagagagagagagagagagagggagggatcAGGGAGGTCTATAGGACCAGTACTATAGCTAAGGGATAGGGGAAGGGAGGAGATAGAGGAGGAGGCAACAAAGAAGTGGGACGAGCTAGCGAGGATTGATCAAGTAGTGGTCACTTGCAGGGTAAAAATGGCTTTTATAAGGAAAACCAAAAAAGCCAATGAGGGGCTAGAGAAAGGTATTCACGTGATCTTTTACTGAGTGAGAGGGACACCACATAGCACAAAAAGGATggtcaaaagattaaaaaaaatataaaaataaataaaatacaagaGAAACTTACACCTACAACCTTACAAATGTTGGGAGTTGCTTTAGTCAAAATATAAAGACAATTATCTGTTTATAGCAGTAGCTAAATTCATTGCATGAATGAATGAAATAGATAGCGTGCtaactttttctcaaaaaaaaaattatctgtcTATAACTCAGAAACGCAATATTATCGTATGCATctctttaaaattcaaaatgttgCAAATTACTATCCTTTAGCTATTGCTTAGTTGACCATTTCTAATTAAATGTCTATTTTgctcttaatttaatttaactctTAATTTACTTTAATGTTCTTCTTACTTGATTTTACACACAATCTTAAATGAATCCTCAAtctagatatattttttttcactccatgttcttaaaatatattataggtaaaaatgtacaaaacttacAAGAATTATGTgtcattttgatttggctacCCAACCTATCaagatttttgattttattatccgAACTTTCAGTTTGTCTGATTTGAGCTAGTCATCgacattttgactttaaaatttaagctaattatctattttaatatatttatagttacgagaattacatgaaatatacagtaaatttgtaaaaataaatgacgcattcaaattttgaagacaAAGTATTATTGGCTGACCCCAAtattcaaataaattgaaagattggataataaatttaaattttgaaaggtttgataattaaatcaaaatagtctatagataaaataagctcaatacatttttacctatattaattgcataatttatttataatatagttaGAGCAATACGACTTGTACATTCAAAAGTGGATATAAATCTTCACCATACCCATCCAAAAGTTAATTTTATCACATTACTTTTATAACAACAACCTTAATTTTTCACTCGCAatgactcaaaattttatttcaatctTTGGATGGATGAAATTAAGGTTAGATTTACACACTATTTTTGGGTATATACGTAGCATATATATCTCTCAATGTTTATCTACATACGAAATAACCAAATATCAATATATAATCAACCTATCACAATTAGAAGGAGCTAGCGTGGGTGcaagtttttaaagtttaagatacatataatttttttgatttttaaaagataagtACGCAATGATTAAACTATGTACAAAATGCTCAAAAAACGGGTCCATGTTTTCCACTGTTTACAACATTCCAAGTTGCCGCATTACTTGTACGTACTAGTGTAACAGGCTAACAGCCCTAGCATattacccctctctctctctctctctctctctctctctctctctctctctctctctctctctctcttactgcTGTGTGGGAACGTAATAGCCAAAAAACAATAAATACAACAGCAGGCAAAGTGACAGGGGGG encodes:
- the LOC109715954 gene encoding GATA transcription factor 21-like, yielding MSQVYSIPREEGDQGRVHGLPTLTLVNDTSLSYSFFMNTSQDHVANNGAHHFSQQVHQKEPNEQFLFIRSTDHPVSFPANKDQVQLHDRYATEKDDPNGTTKWMPSKMRFIKKMMNSDHMVTNKPRRIAQGVLQDQTEVNQEGATSNHTHNSLNGIIRVCSDCNTTKTPLWRSGPRGPKSLCNACGIRQRKARRAAMAAAAAAANGGLIPNEVHTKARKEKRPSDDRTVPFKKRCKFTTGSAQKNVRFDDFTISLSKSSAFQYQVFPQDERDAAILLMALSCGLIRG